A single window of Fervidicoccus fontis Kam940 DNA harbors:
- a CDS encoding 30S ribosomal protein S19e — protein MVNAMQVPPSILVERLAKYLKENYSEVINPPEWSKFSKTGSYKEYIPLQEDWWYYRAASILRKLYKAKGPVGIERFRVIYGGKKRFGSSPPHFRKGSGAIARNILKQLEKAGLVTRISGKGRTLTPNAVSLLDRISKEIMSELAEQTPELKRYL, from the coding sequence ATGGTTAATGCTATGCAAGTACCCCCTAGTATATTGGTTGAGAGATTGGCAAAATATTTAAAAGAAAACTACAGCGAAGTTATCAATCCTCCAGAATGGAGTAAATTTTCAAAAACGGGCTCATATAAAGAGTATATTCCTTTGCAGGAGGATTGGTGGTATTATAGAGCAGCATCAATATTGAGGAAGCTATACAAGGCAAAAGGACCGGTAGGAATAGAAAGGTTCAGAGTTATCTATGGCGGAAAGAAAAGGTTTGGCTCTTCTCCACCGCACTTTAGAAAGGGTTCTGGTGCAATCGCCAGAAACATTCTAAAACAGCTAGAAAAAGCAGGACTGGTGACAAGAATATCTGGTAAAGGAAGAACGCTTACACCTAATGCTGTTTCACTCCTAGATAGAATCTCAAAAGAAATAATGAGTGAATTGGCTGAGCAAACCCCTGAACTGAAGAGATATTTATGA